A genomic region of Streptomyces sp. R33 contains the following coding sequences:
- a CDS encoding glycoside hydrolase family 9 protein, producing the protein MPPVTSARGVPRRAAAVFAGFALAVCGLSPTALTVPVAAAATVAAAADTPVRVNQLGYLPDGPKRATVASSATAPLAWQLRDASGTVAASGTTTVRGADQASGQSTHLVDFGPYTGTGTGYTLAVGGQSSHPFDISASLYDGLRADSMSFFYQQRSGIAIDAALAGGSAYARPAGHLGVAPNKGDSSVPCQAGVCDYQLDVRGGWYDAGDHGKYVVNGGISVWEMVNSFERARRSGGDAALGDATLRVPERGNGTPDVLDEARWELEFLLRMQVPAGKPMAGMAFHKMHDAKWTALPTRPEMDAEQRELHKPSTASTLNLAASAAQCARVYAPYDAAFAARCLDAARRAWTAAKANPNVLAPATDNTGGGAYEDADVSDEFYWAAAELLATTGESQYRDAVTSSPHHTKPVDGFWWGGTATLGRITLATVPGVALPADDMARLRGLLTAAADGHLSTMAGQGYAVSLPATGYVWGSNSSVTNNAMVLAVAYELTGQQRYRAGALESLDYLLGRNALDLSYVTGYGERHSENQHHRFWAHQNDASLPHPPAGSFAGGPNAGLEDPVAKERLAGCAPAACYVDDIGSYSTNEVAINWNASLAWLAAFAAEQRSAPAVPVVQVSPALVTVPEGGSAPVGVRLSAAPAQNVTVTVARSSGDQDLSAAATLVFTPANWATTQPVSVVAAQDADALSGGATFTVGGTGVQPATFTATEADDDVSAASCTVAYRIDNAWGNGFTATVTVRNTGTSAISGWTLGWSFAGDQRISNAWNATVSQSSSTVTARDAGWNGTLAPGGSVSFGFQATYSGTNAFPARYTLNGALCS; encoded by the coding sequence GTGCCTCCTGTCACCTCCGCCCGCGGCGTGCCACGTCGCGCGGCCGCTGTGTTCGCCGGCTTCGCGCTCGCCGTCTGCGGCCTGTCCCCGACCGCCCTGACCGTTCCTGTCGCGGCCGCCGCCACCGTGGCCGCCGCTGCCGACACACCCGTCCGGGTCAACCAGCTCGGCTACCTGCCCGACGGCCCCAAGCGGGCCACCGTGGCCAGCTCCGCGACCGCCCCGCTCGCCTGGCAGCTGCGGGACGCCTCCGGCACGGTGGCCGCCTCGGGCACCACCACTGTGCGCGGTGCCGACCAGGCGTCCGGCCAGTCCACCCACCTGGTGGACTTCGGCCCGTACACCGGCACCGGCACTGGCTACACCCTGGCCGTCGGCGGCCAGAGCAGCCACCCGTTCGACATCTCGGCATCGCTGTACGACGGACTGCGCGCCGACAGCATGTCGTTCTTCTACCAGCAGCGCAGCGGTATTGCGATCGACGCAGCCCTGGCGGGCGGCAGTGCCTACGCCCGCCCCGCCGGGCACCTGGGCGTCGCCCCGAACAAGGGCGACAGCAGTGTTCCATGCCAGGCCGGGGTGTGTGACTACCAACTGGACGTGCGCGGCGGCTGGTACGACGCGGGCGACCACGGCAAGTACGTGGTCAACGGCGGCATCTCCGTCTGGGAGATGGTCAACTCCTTCGAGCGGGCACGCCGTTCGGGCGGCGACGCAGCGCTCGGCGACGCGACGCTACGGGTGCCGGAGCGCGGCAACGGGACGCCGGACGTACTGGACGAGGCCCGCTGGGAGCTGGAGTTCCTGCTGCGGATGCAGGTCCCGGCCGGGAAGCCGATGGCCGGGATGGCCTTCCACAAGATGCACGACGCCAAGTGGACCGCTCTGCCGACCCGGCCCGAAATGGATGCCGAACAACGTGAGTTGCACAAGCCGTCGACCGCCTCGACGCTGAACCTGGCGGCCTCGGCCGCGCAGTGTGCCCGGGTGTACGCGCCGTACGACGCCGCGTTCGCCGCGCGCTGCCTGGACGCCGCCCGCCGCGCCTGGACGGCTGCCAAGGCCAACCCGAACGTGCTCGCCCCGGCGACCGACAACACCGGCGGCGGTGCGTACGAGGACGCCGACGTCTCCGACGAGTTCTATTGGGCGGCGGCGGAACTTCTGGCCACCACCGGAGAGTCGCAGTACCGGGACGCCGTCACCTCCTCTCCGCACCACACCAAGCCCGTCGACGGGTTCTGGTGGGGCGGGACCGCGACGCTGGGCAGGATCACCCTCGCCACCGTCCCCGGCGTGGCCCTGCCCGCCGACGACATGGCCCGGCTGCGCGGCCTGCTGACCGCGGCCGCCGATGGCCACCTGTCCACCATGGCCGGACAGGGCTACGCGGTGTCACTCCCCGCCACCGGATACGTGTGGGGCTCCAACAGCTCCGTCACCAACAACGCGATGGTGCTGGCCGTCGCATACGAGCTCACCGGTCAACAACGCTACCGGGCCGGAGCGCTGGAGTCCCTGGACTACCTGCTCGGCCGCAACGCGCTCGACCTCTCCTACGTCACCGGCTACGGCGAACGCCACTCCGAGAACCAGCACCACCGGTTCTGGGCGCACCAGAACGACGCCTCGCTGCCGCACCCGCCGGCCGGTTCCTTCGCCGGCGGGCCGAACGCGGGGCTGGAGGATCCGGTGGCCAAGGAGAGGCTCGCGGGCTGCGCACCGGCGGCGTGCTACGTGGACGACATCGGCTCGTACTCCACCAACGAGGTGGCCATCAACTGGAACGCCTCGCTGGCCTGGCTGGCGGCTTTCGCGGCCGAGCAGCGCAGCGCCCCGGCGGTGCCCGTGGTCCAGGTGTCACCGGCGTTGGTGACGGTCCCGGAGGGCGGTTCGGCGCCGGTGGGCGTGCGGTTGTCGGCCGCGCCCGCACAGAACGTCACGGTGACGGTGGCCCGGAGCTCCGGCGACCAGGACCTTTCGGCAGCGGCGACCCTGGTGTTCACCCCCGCCAACTGGGCGACGACGCAGCCGGTTTCAGTCGTCGCCGCCCAGGATGCCGACGCGTTGTCGGGTGGCGCGACCTTCACGGTCGGTGGTACCGGCGTGCAGCCGGCGACGTTCACGGCGACGGAGGCGGACGACGACGTGTCGGCGGCCTCCTGCACGGTGGCGTACCGGATCGACAACGCCTGGGGCAACGGCTTCACGGCGACGGTGACCGTGAGGAACACCGGAACCTCGGCGATCTCCGGGTGGACCCTCGGCTGGAGCTTCGCGGGTGATCAGCGGATCAGCAACGCCTGGAACGCAACGGTGAGCCAGTCGAGCAGCACGGTCACCGCCCGGGACGCCGGGTGGAACGGCACACTGGCGCCCGGCGGCAGCGTGAGCTTCGGCTTCCAGGCGACGTATTCGGGTACCAACGCGTTCCCGGCGCGCTACACGCTCAACGGTGCACTCTGCTCCTGA
- a CDS encoding endo-1,4-beta-xylanase, which translates to MGLNASPPHTVRRKIGGLCTAVVVGVLGSAAVLVAPLTSHAAESTLGGAAAQSGRYFGAAIASGRLGDSAYTTVAGREFNSVTPENEMKIDATEPQQGQFNFNAGDRVYNWAVQNGKQVRGHTLAWHSQQPGWMQNLSGSALRQAMTNHINGVMAHYKGKIAQWDVVNEAFADGSSGARRDSNLQRTGNDWIEVAFRTARAADPAAKLCYNDYNVENWTWAKTQAMYAMVRDFKQRGVPIDCVGFQSHFNNDSPYNSNFRTTLQSFAALGVDVAVTELDVQGASATTYANVTNDCLAVPRCLGITVWGVRDTDSWRSEQSPLLFDGNGSKKPAYTSVLGALNAGSSTPTPTPSPGSGQIKGLGSGRCLDVPGASTSDGTQLNLWDCNNRTNQQWSYTAGGELRVYGNKCLDAAGTGNGTKVQIYSCWGGDNQKWRLNSDGSIAGVQSGLCLDATGNGTANGTLIQLYSCSSGSNQRWTRT; encoded by the coding sequence ATGGGCTTAAATGCCTCTCCCCCACACACCGTCCGCCGGAAGATCGGCGGTCTTTGTACGGCCGTGGTCGTCGGCGTCCTCGGTTCGGCCGCGGTGCTGGTGGCTCCGCTGACCTCACACGCCGCCGAGAGCACGCTCGGTGGCGCGGCGGCGCAGAGCGGCCGTTACTTCGGCGCCGCAATCGCCTCGGGCAGGCTGGGCGACTCGGCGTACACGACGGTCGCGGGCCGCGAGTTCAACTCGGTGACGCCCGAGAACGAGATGAAGATCGACGCCACCGAACCCCAGCAGGGCCAGTTCAACTTCAACGCCGGTGACCGCGTCTACAACTGGGCGGTGCAGAACGGCAAGCAGGTACGCGGCCACACCCTGGCCTGGCACTCCCAGCAGCCCGGCTGGATGCAGAACCTCAGCGGCAGCGCGCTGCGCCAGGCGATGACCAACCACATCAACGGCGTGATGGCGCACTACAAGGGCAAGATCGCCCAGTGGGACGTCGTGAACGAGGCTTTCGCCGATGGCAGCTCGGGAGCCCGGCGCGACTCCAACCTGCAGCGCACCGGCAACGACTGGATCGAGGTCGCCTTCCGCACCGCGCGCGCCGCCGACCCGGCCGCCAAGCTCTGCTACAACGACTACAACGTCGAGAACTGGACCTGGGCCAAGACGCAGGCCATGTACGCCATGGTCCGGGACTTCAAGCAGCGCGGAGTGCCGATCGACTGCGTCGGCTTCCAGTCCCACTTCAACAACGACAGCCCGTACAACAGCAACTTCCGCACCACCCTGCAGAGCTTCGCCGCCCTCGGCGTCGACGTGGCCGTCACCGAACTCGACGTCCAGGGCGCCTCGGCCACGACCTACGCCAACGTGACCAACGACTGCCTGGCCGTCCCGCGCTGCCTCGGCATCACCGTCTGGGGGGTGCGCGACACCGACTCCTGGCGGTCGGAGCAATCGCCGCTGCTGTTCGACGGCAACGGCAGCAAGAAGCCCGCCTACACCTCCGTGCTGGGCGCACTCAACGCCGGCTCCTCTACCCCCACTCCTACCCCCTCGCCCGGTTCCGGACAGATCAAGGGCCTCGGGTCAGGCCGCTGCCTGGACGTGCCCGGTGCCAGCACCAGCGACGGCACCCAGCTCAACCTGTGGGACTGCAACAACCGCACCAACCAGCAGTGGTCGTACACCGCCGGAGGCGAGCTCAGGGTCTACGGCAACAAGTGCCTGGACGCCGCCGGCACCGGCAACGGCACCAAAGTCCAGATCTACAGCTGCTGGGGTGGCGACAACCAGAAATGGCGCCTCAACTCCGACGGATCCATCGCCGGAGTCCAGTCCGGCCTCTGCCTTGACGCAACCGGCAACGGCACCGCCAACGGCACCCTGATCCAGCTCTACTCCTGCTCCAGTGGAAGCAACCAGCGCTGGACCCGAACCTGA
- a CDS encoding glycoside hydrolase family 43 protein: protein MTTLFDDPVFGDPVLPGFRPDPSVCRVGADYYLVTSSFEWFPGLPVFHSRDLVNWRRIGSALDRASQLDLDGCEPSRGLFAPTIRHHEGVFHLVCTLMDGPGHFVVTATDPAGPWSQPHWLDGEGFDPSLFFDDGPDDSDGRAWFTAARVLDEAAGRTEIWMREYLPGERRLTGPEHVLWSGSHPGARWSEAPHLYKIDGAYLLLTAEGGTDVDHSVVAARADRVTGPYEGAPGNPVLQPAKGPVICTGHADLVQTPYGDWRAVLLGVRPGSALGRETFLSRITWDDSWPVFSPIVHTDRRRPVHDDFATLSADWNTLRTPPERFWATGKGLRLQLRPERLGERTTPSLLVRPQEQPDCDVSTELHFTPAAPGEQAGLAVVLDDDTHLLFLRTTEGLSLRHGREVLAGVPVPPGPVRLGVRIRGFSHTFAHQAPDGGAWQDLTTVEATFLTPLFTSIQLGLYATSNGRSSTNQAHFTCFDITYPSRQDPPGHQRR from the coding sequence ATGACCACGTTGTTCGATGATCCCGTCTTCGGTGATCCCGTGCTGCCGGGGTTCCGGCCCGACCCCTCCGTCTGCCGAGTGGGAGCGGACTACTACCTGGTGACGTCCAGCTTCGAATGGTTCCCGGGCCTTCCCGTGTTCCACAGCCGCGATCTCGTGAACTGGCGGCGCATCGGCTCCGCGCTCGACCGGGCGTCTCAGCTCGACCTCGACGGGTGCGAGCCCTCACGGGGCCTGTTCGCACCGACGATCCGGCACCATGAGGGGGTCTTCCATCTCGTCTGCACGCTGATGGACGGCCCCGGCCACTTCGTCGTCACGGCGACCGACCCGGCGGGGCCGTGGTCGCAGCCGCACTGGCTGGACGGCGAGGGCTTCGACCCGTCGCTGTTCTTCGACGACGGACCGGACGACAGCGACGGCCGGGCCTGGTTCACCGCCGCCCGGGTGCTGGACGAGGCCGCCGGCCGCACCGAGATCTGGATGCGCGAATACCTTCCCGGCGAACGACGGCTCACGGGCCCCGAGCACGTCCTGTGGTCGGGAAGCCACCCGGGCGCCCGATGGTCGGAAGCCCCGCACCTCTACAAGATCGACGGCGCCTACCTTCTGCTCACCGCCGAGGGCGGCACCGATGTGGACCACAGCGTGGTGGCCGCCCGCGCCGACCGCGTGACCGGCCCCTACGAGGGCGCCCCCGGCAACCCGGTGCTACAGCCCGCCAAGGGCCCCGTCATCTGCACCGGGCACGCCGACCTCGTCCAAACCCCGTACGGGGACTGGCGGGCCGTCCTCCTGGGCGTCCGCCCGGGCTCCGCCCTCGGGCGCGAGACCTTCCTCAGCCGGATCACCTGGGACGACAGCTGGCCGGTCTTCTCCCCCATCGTCCACACCGACCGCCGCCGCCCCGTCCACGACGACTTCGCCACGCTCTCCGCGGACTGGAACACCCTGCGCACCCCGCCCGAGCGCTTCTGGGCCACAGGCAAAGGGCTCCGCCTCCAGCTCCGCCCCGAACGCCTCGGCGAGCGCACCACCCCGTCGCTCCTGGTCCGCCCCCAAGAACAGCCCGACTGCGACGTCTCCACCGAACTGCACTTCACCCCCGCCGCACCGGGTGAACAGGCAGGCCTCGCCGTGGTCCTCGACGACGACACCCACCTCCTCTTCCTTCGCACCACGGAAGGGCTCAGCCTCCGCCACGGGCGCGAGGTCCTGGCCGGCGTTCCGGTCCCCCCGGGCCCCGTCCGCCTGGGGGTGCGCATCCGCGGCTTCAGCCACACCTTCGCCCACCAGGCACCCGACGGCGGCGCCTGGCAGGACCTGACCACCGTCGAAGCCACCTTCCTCACCCCGCTGTTCACCAGCATCCAGCTCGGCCTCTACGCCACCTCCAACGGCCGCTCCTCCACCAACCAAGCCCACTTCACGTGCTTCGACATCACGTATCCGAGCCGGCAGGATCCGCCTGGACACCAGCGTCGATGA
- a CDS encoding glycoside hydrolase family 3 N-terminal domain-containing protein produces MTEPWRDPLLPVSVRVSDLLKRMTLEEKAGQLAGFWALPSDPGTPVAPMEDDSGESALGLDDIAAHGLGQLTRVYGTAPITVEAGMARLAMLQQQVTGSGRFGIPAVAHEECLTGFMTFGATVFPAPLAWGASFDPELVRRMAAAIGAGMRRVGVHQGLAPVLDVVRDYRWGRTEECIGEDPYLVGAIGTAYVQGLEGAGIVATLKHFAGYSASRGGRNMAPVASGPREFADVLVEPFVRALREGGARSVMNSYTDVDGVPVAADERLLTELLRGELGFSGVVVADYYAVSFLQTRHGVTGSRGAAGALALTAGIDVELPTARCYGEPLTELVRSGSVPEELIDRAAERVLVQKAELGLLDPDWEPVKPEPVDLDPPENRALARLLAERSTVLLANDGTLPLQPCRVAITGPYADDPRSFLGCYSFPNHVALPGDLGLEIPTLGEALTAAGFTVTADDPDVNVLVLGDRAGMFGRGTSGEGCDAETLDLPGDQAALASTVLDSGVPTVLVLVSGRPYALGTLAERASAVVQVFFPGEEGGTALARIISGAAEPSGRLPVSIPRRAGGQPGTYLHSRLGGHTDWSSVDPTPLFPFGHGLSWTGFACSELEVDPVAATDGAVAVAVTVRNVGEVAGTEVVQLYLSDPVASVVRPQRWLAGFSRVELQPGAAARITFTVHADRTSFTGLDLRRRVEPGEIGVAVGRSSGDLPLQGSFTLEGPVRHPAADRVLSVPVEIVPVP; encoded by the coding sequence TTGACCGAGCCCTGGCGTGACCCCCTCCTGCCCGTGTCCGTGCGAGTCTCCGATCTTCTGAAACGGATGACGCTGGAAGAGAAGGCGGGTCAGCTCGCCGGCTTCTGGGCGCTGCCCTCGGATCCGGGGACACCGGTCGCGCCGATGGAGGACGATTCAGGCGAGTCCGCGCTCGGCCTCGACGACATCGCGGCCCACGGGCTCGGCCAGCTCACCCGGGTGTACGGCACCGCGCCGATCACCGTGGAAGCCGGCATGGCGCGGCTCGCCATGCTCCAGCAACAGGTGACCGGATCCGGTCGGTTCGGGATACCGGCGGTCGCTCACGAGGAGTGCCTGACAGGGTTCATGACGTTCGGGGCGACGGTCTTCCCCGCACCGCTGGCCTGGGGTGCGTCCTTCGATCCCGAGCTCGTGCGCCGGATGGCCGCCGCCATCGGGGCGGGGATGCGGCGGGTGGGCGTCCATCAAGGGCTGGCTCCGGTACTCGACGTGGTCCGCGACTACCGGTGGGGCAGGACCGAGGAGTGCATCGGCGAGGATCCCTATCTCGTCGGAGCCATCGGCACCGCCTACGTGCAGGGCTTGGAAGGCGCCGGGATCGTGGCGACGCTCAAGCACTTCGCCGGCTACTCGGCCTCGCGTGGCGGCCGGAACATGGCCCCCGTCGCCTCGGGGCCGCGCGAGTTCGCCGACGTGCTCGTCGAGCCCTTCGTACGGGCACTGCGCGAGGGGGGCGCCCGGTCGGTGATGAACAGCTACACCGACGTGGACGGCGTCCCGGTGGCCGCCGACGAACGGCTGCTGACCGAGCTGCTCAGGGGTGAGCTCGGTTTCAGCGGCGTGGTCGTCGCCGACTACTACGCCGTCTCTTTCCTGCAGACCCGGCACGGCGTCACCGGATCGCGCGGCGCGGCCGGCGCGCTGGCGTTGACCGCCGGAATCGACGTCGAACTGCCCACGGCCCGGTGCTACGGCGAGCCGCTGACCGAACTCGTTCGGTCCGGAAGCGTACCCGAGGAGCTCATCGACCGGGCCGCGGAACGGGTCCTGGTGCAGAAGGCCGAGCTCGGCCTGCTCGACCCCGACTGGGAACCCGTCAAACCCGAGCCGGTCGACCTCGACCCGCCGGAAAACCGGGCACTGGCCAGGCTCCTGGCCGAACGGTCCACCGTGCTGCTCGCCAACGACGGCACCCTGCCGCTGCAGCCGTGCCGGGTCGCGATCACCGGGCCGTACGCCGACGACCCCCGGTCCTTCCTCGGCTGCTATTCCTTCCCCAACCACGTCGCGCTCCCCGGCGACCTCGGGCTGGAGATCCCGACGCTCGGCGAGGCGCTCACCGCTGCCGGGTTCACGGTCACCGCGGACGATCCGGACGTGAACGTGCTGGTGCTCGGGGACCGGGCGGGCATGTTCGGCCGGGGCACCTCCGGAGAGGGCTGCGACGCCGAGACCCTCGACCTGCCCGGCGACCAGGCCGCACTGGCCTCCACCGTTCTGGACTCCGGAGTGCCGACCGTCCTGGTCCTCGTCTCCGGGCGGCCCTACGCGCTCGGCACGCTGGCCGAGCGCGCATCGGCCGTGGTGCAGGTCTTCTTCCCCGGCGAGGAGGGCGGGACGGCGCTGGCCCGGATCATCAGCGGGGCCGCTGAACCGTCCGGGCGGCTGCCCGTCTCCATCCCCCGCCGGGCCGGCGGCCAGCCCGGCACCTACCTGCACTCCAGGCTCGGCGGGCACACCGACTGGAGCTCGGTGGACCCGACCCCGCTGTTCCCCTTCGGACACGGGCTGAGCTGGACCGGCTTCGCCTGCTCGGAGCTCGAGGTGGATCCCGTCGCCGCGACGGACGGGGCCGTCGCGGTTGCGGTCACCGTACGCAACGTCGGCGAGGTGGCCGGGACCGAGGTGGTCCAGCTGTACCTCTCGGACCCGGTGGCGTCCGTCGTCCGGCCTCAGCGGTGGCTCGCCGGATTCTCCAGGGTCGAGCTGCAGCCGGGCGCAGCCGCCCGGATCACCTTCACCGTCCATGCCGACCGGACCTCATTCACCGGGCTCGACCTGCGCAGAAGAGTGGAGCCGGGGGAAATCGGCGTGGCCGTCGGACGGTCCAGCGGCGATCTTCCGCTCCAGGGCTCCTTCACTTTGGAGGGTCCCGTACGCCACCCGGCGGCCGACCGGGTGCTGTCCGTGCCGGTCGAGATCGTCCCGGTTCCATGA
- a CDS encoding LacI family DNA-binding transcriptional regulator, which produces MSEQRPTLAVIAAEAGVSQATVSKVINGRSDVAPSTRERIESLLRSHNYLHPGRQGRARRSGLVDLIIGGLDSAWAVEILRGVEAECALRSVGTVVSLVPPGEATPSSWAALPVLHHSDGVILVTASVTQAQRAQVEQAGVALVVIDPIDLPGNGVPSIGATNWAGGLAATEHLLGLGHRRIATIGGRREMLCSQARIDGYRAALERAGIEVDRDLIRFGDFQHEGGFRCARELLALPEPPTAIFAGSDQQAMGVYEAARQGGLSIPQDLSVVGFDDLPMCEWLSPPLTTVRQPLEEMGRLAARTLFQLLDGQPLVSPRMELSTELKVRLSTALPPL; this is translated from the coding sequence TTGAGCGAGCAGCGCCCGACCCTGGCCGTCATCGCCGCGGAGGCAGGGGTCTCCCAGGCCACCGTGTCCAAGGTGATCAACGGCCGCTCCGATGTGGCGCCCTCGACCCGCGAACGGATCGAGAGCCTGCTGCGCTCTCACAACTACCTTCACCCCGGCCGACAGGGCAGGGCCCGCAGGTCGGGCCTGGTCGACTTGATCATCGGCGGTCTGGACAGCGCGTGGGCGGTGGAGATACTGCGCGGCGTCGAGGCCGAGTGTGCCCTGCGGAGCGTCGGCACCGTCGTGTCGCTCGTCCCGCCGGGCGAGGCCACGCCGTCGAGCTGGGCTGCACTGCCGGTACTGCACCACAGCGACGGCGTCATCCTCGTCACCGCCTCGGTCACCCAGGCCCAGCGCGCCCAGGTCGAACAGGCCGGGGTGGCGCTGGTCGTCATCGACCCGATCGACCTGCCGGGCAACGGTGTGCCGAGCATCGGCGCGACCAACTGGGCGGGCGGCCTCGCCGCAACCGAGCACTTGCTGGGGCTGGGGCACCGCCGGATCGCCACGATCGGCGGGCGCAGGGAGATGCTCTGCAGCCAGGCCCGCATCGACGGGTACCGGGCCGCACTGGAGCGGGCCGGGATCGAGGTCGACCGCGACCTGATCCGGTTCGGCGACTTCCAGCACGAGGGCGGGTTCCGGTGCGCCCGGGAACTGCTCGCCCTCCCCGAGCCGCCGACCGCCATCTTCGCCGGTAGCGACCAGCAGGCGATGGGCGTCTACGAAGCCGCCCGGCAGGGCGGGCTGAGCATTCCGCAGGACCTCAGCGTGGTCGGCTTCGACGACCTGCCGATGTGCGAATGGCTGTCACCGCCGCTGACGACGGTGCGCCAGCCGCTGGAGGAGATGGGCCGGCTCGCCGCCCGCACCCTCTTCCAACTCCTGGACGGCCAACCCCTGGTCAGCCCCCGGATGGAGCTCTCCACCGAGCTCAAGGTCCGGCTCTCCACCGCCTTGCCCCCTCTCTAG
- a CDS encoding extracellular solute-binding protein gives MASTPPSRRSFLALSGLTALSVSLASACGGGDSGDKPAADGKLTFAWWNIATTEPGKSLFPQISSAFTAAHPNITIKTTSLENEAFKSKLTATTSSGKLPDVFQTWGGGVLRQQVDAGLVEDLTDAFGWSSDLTPVSLQAYQFEGRTYAVPYDVGMVGFWYNKKLFAHAGITAPPATWAELLEDVKKLKAAGVTPIALAGKEKWPGHYYWAYLAMRVAGLPALEQAATTKDFTGAGFVQAGTHLKELVDLQPFQTGFLGAGYATPGGQAATMGNGKAAMELMGQWGPSVQKDAGADLGADLGFFPFPTVDGGVGQVTDVFGGGGGFALRKGAPKEALDFLKFFVLENESKLLASNGYLPVVKGAESQLADANRKVVADSLVKATGFQLFLDQAYPPAVGQEVNDSVADLIAGKKTPEQVTKSITEAAKGA, from the coding sequence ATGGCCAGCACCCCCCCGAGCCGACGAAGCTTCCTGGCCCTCTCGGGCCTGACCGCCCTGTCCGTCTCGCTGGCCTCGGCCTGCGGCGGTGGCGACTCCGGCGACAAACCGGCGGCCGACGGCAAGCTGACCTTCGCGTGGTGGAACATCGCCACGACGGAACCGGGCAAGTCGCTCTTCCCGCAGATCTCCTCGGCGTTCACGGCCGCTCACCCGAACATCACGATCAAGACGACCTCGTTGGAGAACGAGGCTTTCAAGTCCAAGCTGACCGCCACCACCTCTTCGGGCAAGCTCCCCGACGTGTTCCAGACCTGGGGCGGCGGCGTGCTGCGCCAGCAGGTCGACGCGGGGCTGGTCGAGGACCTCACCGACGCCTTCGGCTGGTCGTCCGACCTCACCCCCGTCTCGCTGCAGGCCTACCAGTTCGAGGGCCGGACCTACGCAGTGCCCTACGACGTCGGCATGGTCGGCTTCTGGTACAACAAGAAGCTCTTCGCCCATGCCGGGATCACCGCTCCGCCGGCCACCTGGGCCGAGCTCCTCGAAGACGTCAAGAAGCTCAAGGCCGCAGGCGTCACCCCGATCGCCCTCGCGGGCAAGGAGAAATGGCCGGGCCACTACTACTGGGCCTACCTCGCGATGCGCGTCGCAGGCCTCCCCGCGCTGGAGCAGGCCGCGACCACCAAGGACTTCACCGGCGCCGGCTTCGTCCAGGCGGGCACGCACCTCAAGGAGCTGGTCGACCTCCAACCGTTCCAGACGGGCTTCCTCGGCGCCGGCTACGCCACCCCCGGAGGCCAGGCAGCGACCATGGGCAACGGCAAGGCCGCCATGGAGCTGATGGGGCAGTGGGGACCGTCGGTGCAGAAGGACGCGGGCGCCGACCTCGGAGCGGACCTGGGCTTCTTCCCCTTCCCGACGGTCGACGGCGGTGTCGGCCAGGTCACTGATGTGTTCGGCGGTGGCGGCGGCTTCGCGCTGCGCAAGGGCGCCCCGAAGGAGGCGCTGGACTTCCTGAAGTTCTTCGTGCTGGAGAACGAGTCCAAGCTGCTGGCCTCCAACGGCTACCTGCCGGTGGTCAAGGGCGCGGAGAGCCAGCTCGCCGACGCCAACAGGAAGGTGGTGGCCGACAGCCTGGTCAAGGCGACTGGCTTCCAGCTCTTCCTCGACCAGGCCTACCCGCCGGCGGTCGGCCAGGAGGTCAACGACAGCGTCGCCGACCTCATCGCGGGCAAGAAGACGCCCGAGCAGGTCACCAAGTCGATCACCGAGGCTGCGAAGGGTGCCTAG
- a CDS encoding carbohydrate ABC transporter permease: MLRGLRSWASVAWFLVPALVLFLVFVLAPIAVAVYTGFFKWGGTGPMDDFVGFENYAKLFDDQVFLGDLEHGLYLIALSITVQLPFALFTAVLLNQRLRGRAVYRMLFFAPYILSEVVTAVLFTMVFLPGAGIADHLAGALGLEGLRGKWLADPSTVMPTLFVVMTWKYFGFHMMLFLAGLQSIPGEILEAASIDGAGVWQRFRHVTLPLLGPTIRISAFLSIIGAIQLFDLVWVMTAGGPNHSSETMAISMFQFGFKRYQVGYASAISVVLFMISLVFSLFYQRYVLRRDLSGAVTSGGGR; this comes from the coding sequence ATCCTGCGCGGATTGCGCAGCTGGGCGTCGGTCGCCTGGTTCCTCGTCCCGGCTCTGGTCCTCTTCCTCGTCTTCGTCCTCGCCCCGATCGCCGTCGCCGTCTACACCGGCTTCTTCAAATGGGGCGGGACCGGCCCCATGGACGACTTCGTCGGCTTCGAGAACTACGCCAAGCTGTTCGACGATCAGGTCTTCCTCGGCGATCTGGAGCACGGGCTGTATCTGATCGCCCTGTCGATCACGGTGCAGTTGCCGTTCGCGCTGTTCACCGCGGTCCTGCTCAACCAGAGGCTGCGCGGCCGGGCCGTCTACCGGATGCTGTTCTTCGCGCCGTACATCCTGTCCGAGGTGGTCACGGCGGTCCTCTTCACGATGGTCTTCCTTCCCGGTGCCGGCATCGCCGACCATCTCGCCGGCGCCCTCGGCCTGGAGGGGCTGCGGGGCAAGTGGCTCGCCGATCCCTCGACGGTCATGCCGACCCTGTTCGTGGTCATGACCTGGAAGTACTTCGGCTTCCACATGATGCTCTTCCTCGCCGGGCTGCAGAGCATCCCGGGGGAGATCCTCGAGGCCGCCAGCATCGACGGCGCCGGCGTCTGGCAGCGGTTCCGGCACGTGACGCTGCCGCTGCTCGGGCCGACGATCCGGATCAGCGCCTTCCTTTCGATCATCGGGGCCATCCAGCTCTTCGACCTCGTCTGGGTCATGACGGCGGGCGGTCCCAACCACTCCTCCGAGACGATGGCGATCTCGATGTTCCAGTTCGGATTCAAGCGCTACCAGGTCGGCTACGCCAGTGCGATCAGCGTGGTGTTGTTCATGATCAGCCTGGTCTTCTCCCTCTTCTACCAGCGTTACGTGCTCCGCCGTGACCTGAGCGGGGCCGTCACCTCGGGAGGTGGCCGATGA